Proteins encoded by one window of Kwoniella dejecticola CBS 10117 chromosome 7, complete sequence:
- a CDS encoding ADP-ribosylation factor — protein MGLSISKLLNGLFGKKEMRILMVGLDAAGKTTILYKLKLGEIVTTIPTIGFNVETVEYKNISFTVWDVGGQDKIRPLWRHYFQNTQGIIFVVDSNDRERITEAREELQRMLSEDELRDALLLVFANKQDLPNAMNAAEITDKLGLHSLRQRSWYIQAACATSGDGLYEGLEWLSTNLKRKA, from the exons ATGGGTCTCTCAATCTCAAAACTGCTCAATGGCCTTTTCGGCAAGAAGGAAATGC GAATCTTGATGGTTGGTCTCGATGCTGCGGGAAAGACCACAATTCTTTATAAGCTCAAGCTCGGTGAAATCGTCACAACCATCCCCACTATCG GCTTCAACGTCGAGACGGTCGAGTACAAGAACATCTCTTTCACCGTATGGGATGTCGGAGGTCAAGACAAGATCAGACCATTGTGGAGACACT ACTTCCAAAACACTCAAGGTATCATCTTCGTAGTCGATTCCAACGATAGAGAGCGTATCACcgaagcaagagaagaat TGCAACGGATGCTgagcgaggacgagctgAGGGATGCTTTACTCTTGGTCTTCGCAAACAAACAA GATTTGCCCAACGCAATGAACGCCGCCGAGATCACGGACAAACTCGGTCTTCACTCTCTCCGACAACGATCGTGGTACATCCAAGCGGCCTGTGCAACTTCCGGTGACGGTCTTTACGAGGGTCTCGAATGG CTCTCAACTAACCTCAAGAGAAAGGCCTAA